In a single window of the Drosophila albomicans strain 15112-1751.03 chromosome 3, ASM965048v2, whole genome shotgun sequence genome:
- the LOC117571749 gene encoding uncharacterized protein LOC117571749, whose product MLDDRLVEEVQRSRSGSAVGITQGTPGGSGAVAVAAATVAAGSPARAGGQQQQLASVTSSAAAAGGVAVYGAVGVGVGVGVGLGGGGGNVAGGARNRSASTILELSHNTLHHTRKFSSGSGVGGVGGVGIANIQALGVGDVNGYGDNTAAAKCDTYNGGVGVGVGVGVGRAGGSLAQDRNTGSINAPATAAAATATMAHLAKQEEEQEQQLVAQHQR is encoded by the exons atgctcGATGACAGGCT CGTCGAGGAGGTGCAACGCAGTCGCAGTGGCAGCGCTGTTGGCATAACGCAAGGCACACCTGGTGGCAGTGgtgcagtggcagtggcagcggcaacggtGGCAGCGGGTTCTCCAGCCAGAGCTGgtggccaacagcaacagttggcTTCAGTTACATCATctgcagcggcagcaggcGGAGTGGCAGTGTACGGTGCTgtgggcgttggcgtcggCGTTGGCGTTGGACTCGGCGGTGGTGGGGGCAATGTTGCTGGCGGAGCACGTAATCGCAGCGCCAGCACAATACTCGAGCTAAGTCACAACACACTCCATCACACTCGCAAATTCTCTAGCGGCAGCGGTGTCGGCGGTGTCGGCGGTGTTGGAATTGCCAACATTCAAGCACTTGGCGTTGGTGATGTGAATGGCTATGGTGACAACACAGCAGCTGCGAAATGCGATACGTATAACGGaggagtcggagttggagtcggagttggagtgGGCAGAGCGGGAGGAAGCTTAGCGCAGGATAGAAACACTGGATCGATTAATGCaccagccacagcagcagcagcgacagcaacga TGGCGCATCTGGCGaagcaggaggaggagcaggagcaacaacTGGTGGCTCAGCACCAACGATAG